In Anomaloglossus baeobatrachus isolate aAnoBae1 chromosome 2, aAnoBae1.hap1, whole genome shotgun sequence, the DNA window ACAAAAATGAAGACAGCAACCAACATTTATATCTTCAATCTGGCACTGGCAGATGCCCTTGCTACTAGTACCTTACCTTTCCAGAGTGCCAAGTATCTTATGGAGACGTGGCCATTTGGAGAAATCCTCTGCAAGATAGTTCTGTCCATAGACTACTACAACATGTTTACCAGTATTTTTACCTTAACTATGATGAGTGTGGATCGCTACGTTGCCGTCTGCCACCCTGTACGTGCTCTGGACTTTCGCACCCCATCTAAGGCAAAGGCTATAAATGTATGCATCTGGATTTTATCATCTGTTATCGGGGTGCCCATTATGGTTATGGCAGTTACCAAAACAAATAAAGGTAAGTGGGTGGAAGGACTTATGACCTAGTTTTTGCCTTTAGGTAATATTTCTAAGTGTTCCACAACGATGTAGGCATTACAGGAATCATAGTGACTTAGAAGATTGTGAGTAACTGGCCTTTTCTAAATACATGGTGATGCAATTCAAGAAACAGCTATCGTTCAACTGTTATTTTGCAGCCATTTATTATGCATGGCACGACCTTTTCACAGCACAGATAAAGATGCTCTAAACTAAAAGAGCACTGAATATTAAACTAGCTGCTAATATTCACACATATATAAGAAAGAGGAATAGAGTCAGATGAGGGTGCCTAGGGTCTGCTGATGAATGTGATTCAGGGGGCCCAACCTTCATTTAGCATTGTACTGGGGATGTGATTCGGCATGAGATAAAGTAGCCATATACAATGACATACCACAGCATAAGCTGATGTAAGATTGAATTATACAATTACACTAATATAACCAATAATACTAACATAAAGTGACCATACAGTGGATAGATGCCAGTATATCAGAAAGTACTGCTCAGTCATATAACAATTAGAGAGCCTCTGtccttctgactggtctttttcagTATTTacatgtactcaccataaaataatTATGAAGTATATTTTCTTAATACTCCATGGTGCCATTCCTCTATTATTTCTACTAAAAATACACTATATGAATACATGCTGTCATCTCCCTAGAGAAAAGACTGTGTCTCTTATCAGTCTGACGATGCACAACTATCGCCATCAGCATCAGACCGTGTAGGAACAGAAACTATTGACAATGGAAAATGgtaacacccaattgtcaattacgACTTTCTATAGCATTCATGGTTTAGTTCAGATACTGAGTGACAGCTGCAAGTTAGAAGGTTGCAGCTCATTGCATGGCTTTGTACTGCACCTATCTATATATTTAATTGCCttattctttctgtctgtctgtctgtcttgctccaaaatgacatcattacagtgacaaccgttgccacaacacgtgcgctaaagagcctgcgaccaacggctcagctaaggctcccttcacacgtaaccagggtacacatcgggttactaagcaaagcactttgcttggttacctgatatttaccttggttaccagcgtacaccgcttagcgctggctccttgcacacgtaaccagggtacacatcgggttactaagcaaagtactttgcttagttacccaatacttaccctagctacgtgtgcaaggagccagcgctaagcggtgtacgctggtaacctaggtaaatatcgggtaactaagcaaagcgctttgcttagttacccgatatttacccttgctacgtgtgcagggagcctaactgaacaggccgaactacgggccgacaagaTGACGCCCgagacttccccgctcggctccgcccaccccgcactccgcatgtacacactgaacacacacacacacacacactcacctgtcgccagccatgcagtccccggaacTGACGTCCTCAGAGCTATgggcctgctcggctccacccaccccgcactccgccccctgcacatattaggctactttcaacttgcgttgtgaggcatccgtcacagtgctttgtgtgacgcatgtgatggatgcgttgcaaatagtgagctaataaagtaacggattcctgtaaaagaacgttttgcgtttttttgttttgtttttttaatgttttgccgggaaaaggagatttgcggtcgggaggagagggagagaggtaaccgcaaatcccctgagtgaccgcggcgagccacgcgatcagctgtgccgtcactcaggtgacccacggccacagctgcagtcctccacccgagagctgtgtccgcaggtcacctgaatgagggcatagCTGATCGCGCggatcacttcagttgctgcgtggagctgatagagagcggccgtgttctacggccgctcctgtcagcttcatgcaccagagctgaaagcgtcgtgggacctctgtggattacgtcggacctggatgggtatttggaggtttaataaagtggtgaaagagggtttttttagtcttttattccaaataaaggatttttttggggtgtatgtgtttattttctttaacttacaggttaatcatggaaagtatctcagggagacgcctgccatgattaacttaggacttaatggcagcagcccatagctgccactaactccttattacctcgattgccaccgcaccagggcaattcgggatgagccgggtagagtcctgggactgtcgcatctaatgaatgcggcaattccgggcggttgctggctgatattgttaggctggggagctccccataacctggggctccccttcctgagaataccagccttcagccgtgtggctttatcttggctggtatcaacattgggggggactgcatgtcgtttttttttaattatttattcatttatgttactgcacaatatagacccgcccactggcggctgtgattggttgcagtgagacagctgtcactcagcgtgggggcgggtctgactgcaaccaatcataggtgccgttgggcgggggaagcagggaatacaagattgaataatgagcggccagcattttcaaaagaggaaaagttgccggagatttgtgacagccgtgcagcgccatgcccgtgatcggtgagtatgacagaggttgggagaggggggagagagaccaggagtgattttaaatgatttagatcgttctgctgggcatgctgagcatgctcagtagaatgtgacagaatttgtcagcggattccgccgcttagtgcatagcggcggaatccaccaccataaacaatcattagacaccttggcggattccaatggaATCTGTGAATGTgcattattttaacgacccaaaaaacgctacatgtagcgttccctctgcccgacgctgcgtcaaaataatgactcagcgtcgtccagcggatgcaatgcagacacttgcgttacagtacgtcgtcaatacaagtctatggagaataacgcagtgtgttaacggactgcgctattctccatagtggcgaAAATgtgctgaacacaagtgtgaaagcgcccttaccccgatggatgggggcacatgtcaggatggtggctgcaccacaatgggggcatataccagcattgggccacatcacagcatcagcatatttttacttaactttacactgttcatggccttctttcattacaagccatgggcatcattaaacattagactcatctattaaaactgttccttctgttgtttgtcattttaaaaccaataaacaattataagaatactaaattaaacctaactcatccagtccattcattaccttattattcaatctgctaacctacatacaaattctagactacctgatacattagaatcgggccaccttctagtacctaTATAAGAACAATCAATTAATTAAGCTACCAGGACCAATTTCTACAGTTCTAGCGGAAATAACAGAGGAATGGCACAACACAAGAAAGATGCTCCAGAATTGTTATACAAAGTTGACAAGGAATACAAGGAGAAGTGACAAGTCTGGTTAAAATCAAACCCCAGACCAGAACTCATCACTTAATTTAGACTACAGTATGGACCAAAACCttaaattcagaccccagaccagattcaTAAATCATGGGAGACTACCTAAGCTATGGTTTACCCATAATAGTGTCCATCACAAGGCCAACACAACTgcaacagcagcagggccacaataACAATGGCCGTAATAGTGTGCCCTTGACAATGCCTGATATAGGGCACCAAAAACATATAAGCAGAGCTTCTTACTCCCCCGCCCCACCAAGGTCTTTTGGGCACCCATTTGTACCTGGGGCTCCTTCTGTAATGCTCTGACATTAGTCGCTTAGTATTAGTAGGAGCATAGAGACAAGCAATTCGGCCTAATGCCTCCAGTGAGCCACCAATGTCAGTGTGATGTTGATCAGGGCATCGGTCTGCCCCCCCACCTCAAATACTGTTTTACAATAATAACTGTGCAAAACAATATTCTTAACATTAACACCATTGTGTTCATCTTTAGAACAGAATCATTTTTGATGGAAAGAGTGTAGCACAATTTTCCACATATTCAGATAGCTCAACACATGCTATTAGTCCCGTTATGTCAGTAGGGTCTGTTGGGTACCGCCAGTGTCTGCTCTGAGATGGATCCAGCATGGTGTCGTAGCTTCCGATTTATAATGAAACTTTAATGTAGACATGGACAGAGCGTTACATGTTCAGGAGAAACAAAATACTATAGCAATGGTTTACTAACATATTGCTCATTTATCATTCACTCCCAAGACAAGACCCTTTAATTCATTTAACCTCAGACTGGACAATAAAAACATTCAGGACCCAGACCAGACTGCTAAACCCATTCAGACTCTAAACATGTCTGACACTAACTAGCATCGAACAATTGTATTAGCGATTGTTCTCTACCCCTCATTCTTTATCAGTCTGCGTAAGGAGGTAAACAAGACATTCTGCActtgtttaaagcaccactccattggtttttttttttttcagtgctggagtggtgctttaaatctaagtccccttccCCCCCGGTATTATACTCACTTTCCAGCATCTTGAACTGTTATCAGTTATCTTCGGTTTGTCtctggcagtttgtgacctgccggcagctccaataTTTCATGGAGTGCTCCGGAGGTCACAAGTCAAAACAAGTCTAtgtgagcctcgttctggctctcatagacatgtATTGACCACTTGTGATGTAACTTATAACTTTGAGCCAATCAGAATCTAAAATAATAGATGATGCCGCGAGACCAGagcaacatataaaaaaaaaatgaaaacaacagAGGCTAAGTATAAGACCTGGGGCAGGATACTTAGGTTTAAAGCGCCATTCCATTgctgaaaaaaaaatgctggagtggtgctttattgATCTTAAATCAGCTTGTGTAAATGCATCCTCAATGCTTCAGTGTGATGGTGTAATATGTTAGAATTTGGGGCCCATCTTTTAATTGTGTCCAGTGCCCTACTTTGTCTAAACCTTGACCTGTATATACACTACATCTTGGTGGCTCACTTTAAAAGTCTGAGTTGCCGACTTAGCTTCATAATGCCTATAGACTTTATTAGCTCAGAAACCACCACCTTGCTATACAAGGATGGGATAAGATGTCTGGTGGGATTGGGTCTTAATCTGGCTAATATGGTGCTGTTTTCAAATTAAAAATAGCACAGAGCTATATTCAGAATTGCTTTTATTGTCCATGTCCTGAGTCTGGAGAAGAAAAGGAATGGATCCTATGCCCCCACACTTCTATTAGTAGTGGATATGATATTCTCACTGGGAATTTCTGGATCTCTGTAGCTTCAGTATCAGACATTTTGGCAACAGAGTGGATCAGAGACCTTCTCCCAACTCATCTGTCCATCGAATATTACCCGAAATGACTCCTCCATTATCTTTTCCAGTTGAGTTCTTTGTAAATGTTGGCATAGCACAAGATACAGGTGTTATTATTGTAAAGTCACAGACATAGTAAGTTGTTACCATTGTTTTGCTGTAAATCTGTCAGTGTTTTTCCAAGTAGTCTCACTTTGGTGAAGAATCCCATTAATGTTCAACAAGAAGCCTTGGAAATGATTTTGTAGCAATTTACAGATTTGCAGATTTCTGTAAACCTTTATTTGGCATTAATGTTGGCCTAAATCAAAGCATAATGTTTTTGTAGAACTATAAAATAATTATATATCTCCTCTTCTACCTTCAAGGCTCAATTTATAATCATTAATGACATAAAAGAATATTAATCAAGTTACAAAGAACAATTCTTTTGGAATTGATGCTACTAAAGTTAGTGGAACCATTCCATTTAAGAGAGCAGTTACGCTTCCACCTGAGTGATACAGAGAATACATTACTTTGCAGTAATCCTTCAGACATTGTATGTATTTATGCATGAATCTTTTATAAAGAGAAAATACAGAGTAACACGTGCAATAACAGGACATATTGTGAAGGAAAATGGGAACTTTTTCATTGGAATGTTTGTTTTACAATTGGTACCAGTACTATTAACCCATTAATATTGTTTTCCTTACTCTTTACAGCTGGAGCAATTTTTTGTACTCTTCAGTTTCCTCGCCCAGACTGGTACTGGGACACTGTTACTAAAATCTGTGTCTTCATTTTTGCTTTTGTGGTGCCAGTCATGGTGATTACAGTATGCTATGGTTTGATGATTCTCCGACTTCGTAGCGTTCGCCTTCTGTCTGGCTCAAGAGAGAAAGATCGTAACCTCAGACGCATAACCCGTATGGTTTTAGTTGTGGTGGCTGCCTTTATCATCTGCTGGACACCCATCCATATATTTGTAATTGTGTGGACTATGGTAGAAATTGACAAAAAGAACCCCTATGTGATAGCTAGCTGGCATTTTTGTATTGCCCTGGGATACACCAACAGTAGCTTGAATCCAGTTCTCTATGCCTTCTTAGATGAAAATTTTAAGAGATGCTTCAGAGAATTCTGCCTTCCCTTTCGATCCCATTCTGAGCAGAGCAGCTTCAGCCGAGCCCGTAACACCACCCGTGATCAAGTTTCTACCTGCGCGCAGTCACATGCACCAGACAAGCCGGTATGACTAGACATGGATGGCCGACGGAGAGGATCCCGAAGCCGAAGAGGAGAAGATCTGAACTCAGAAGTTACTCAGGTTACTAGTACGACAGAATTTTAGCAGGAAGAATCACTGGTTACTTCTGAAAAAAATTCTCCAGAATACTAGGCTGTAATATTACATTGATCCATTGTTCTGGGAAGTGAAACAAAAACTAAATATGATTACCAATAGATTTGACAATCAAACCTTTCTGAAATGGATCCTAAGTGACTCCAGATATCTGTTGCAGCTGGAGGACTAAATCTCTGGTTACTATTGATATTGCTACCTATGAATCTTCCAAAAGTTGAAAACTTTGCTTGTTGAACTTTTCTGAATAAAGAGAAACCTAATTTTATGGGTTTACTGGTAATGTTTGCTCAAATGACCCTCTTTTCCTTTTAGAGTAGTGTATATTTTCCATATCTACAACAATAAAGTTTATTTAACATCTCATATTACTTAAGGCTTGAACAGAATAAGAAAAAGACAATGGCTTTCATCTCGTGTTTGTCCATTACTATCAAAGTAACCCTGCTACATTTGCCATATTTCAAGGGAAAAAGTGCAAGCCAGACAATGAAGAAATGCATGTGTGACAAATCATAAGATAAAAACTATGCTATTGGCCTTGGTCTGGGCACATATCCAATGATTTCTCAGAAAAGAAGCAATAATGATCAATTTACAAAGATTGCCattggaagaaaaaaaagaaaaaatatatcagAAATCTGAACACTGTCAGCCATACAAAGATGTATTTAACAAAAAGTTGGAATATTGCAATATTTCTATCCTAATGTAGGATGACAAATCTTTATAGTCCATATGTATCAACACTTTACAGAGGACACGTTTAATGTGTTTTATAAGAAAAGCATAGCGCTAGATTTGATTACTAAGGTCTGGTACTTGGTGATCAGTATTGTGTCCCTTAAAGGGACATTCTTTGGATTAATTGGTGCTTGtttgtgtatacatatacatagaGATGCTATATTTGTGTATATTTCCAATAAATGCACACATACATTGACATTTGATGATATTGTGCTACCTTGTCAACAATTACTGCATATACTTTGTATAAAACCTCCCAGAGTGCATTTAAATCTATGGAAGTAAAGCAAATTTGCCTTTTCACATCTCACACATGCTAAAATAAATCAAGGGGACATTAAAGTATGTTTAGTCTTCTATTAATGACCCCCATTACCCTGTAAAGAATTCAGGTTCCTCCATGATCAATGTGGCTGTATACAAAGACACCAAAACTAGCTTGCTATCCAAGGGTAGGCAGCATATTTGCTTGAAGAACAAAGTAGAAGCAAAAGGCTTTAAAAaaatggacatatatatatatatatatatatatatatatatatatatatatatatatattagagtatATATAAAAGATATATGAAATACAGTGATATTTTGAGGTAAAGCCTTAAAACTGGATTCACATACATTGTCTGATTGTCAGAAGCTTTTGCTATGACTGTACATCAGTTGAAGATCTAAGCACATGTATATGGGCACGTGCTTATAGTTATACTGTAAAATGCCAAAATACATGATGGGTTCTCTGAAAAATGGGATAAAATAAAGTTcttttaaatattaaatatttttctcAATACCTTTGTTTAGCACTAGTGCACtctgtcaggattttaaagatggcaactcCCATTTAGCAGTTTGCAGCCATCCTAGGATGTGGTGCGTGAAGAATGAGACTGATGTCCTCCCTGCGgtgcactaaaactgtcaggctgactggGGTGGATGTTCATTCTCACTCAGCTAAATAAAGGTGTTTATCTTCTCCTTTAGTCCACGGAACTCAGTGTCCTGTCAGGGTGACCGAACAGTGGAATGTGAGTTCATGATACCTGACAGGGAGCTGCTCTGACCTGATGTCTATCTCCAGCAGATGTTCTTTACGCAGCCCATCAAATTGCATATCCTGTGAAATGTAGGATGGGTGCACACTGATTTATGGCAGTTACCATGTTTAACAGAGTGCACTAGGTAAACCATACTTTTTTGCTAaatagaaatatttaaaaaagaaaaaatatttaaatgtgtactatttattttatttatttatttattttataacaatTCTCGGAGAATCACTTTAGGGAGCCCTACAAGCTCTTATAGGCTTGTTAAACATCATACAGACATGACATGGACTCACCAAGACTCAATCCGTAgggtaatttttctaaagatccttggACTCCTATTAAAGTAGAAATACACTTTTGTACTTTTTATTTCCTTTGCCACTTCCTAAAATATTGGTATATTGTTCTATATTGTAAAGTTTAATATTTGctaatttattttaaaattaatattATAATATGTAAATTTGAAAAGATAGAAATTGTTTTACAATATGGTACACATTCAATAGAGAAATATCTACTTCTAATGAGCCATTTTTAACTGCTACCTGTACAAATATCTATGGAGGAATATTTAATGATTGAAAACTTGTACATATGCTGTTAACTTTTCCACCTTTTTTTCCACATTCCAAaagcttaaatgtattttattgggatttattAGGATTTATGTAATATACCAATACTAAttatcaagtatttgtgaagtgtaaaggaaattatacatggtttactaaatattttaaattaaggccctgtcacacacagagataaatctgcggcagatctgcggcagatctgcggttgcagtgaaattgcggcagatctgcggcagatctgtggttgcagtgaaattgtggacaatcagtgccaggtttgtggctgtgtacaaatggaacaatatgtccatgatttcactgcaaccagagatctggcaaagatttatctctgtgtgtgacagggcctttaaagtaaataaaaaaatctaaatctgaaaattgtgacatacatttgtattcagccccctgtagtttgACACCCCTAAATAAATTAAGGAGTGACCAATAGTCTCCAGAAGTCATCTTATTAGTAAACTGAGTCCACCTGTacataatttattctcagtataactactgcTACTCTATGATGGTCTCAGAGGCTTGAGAACATTAGGAattaaacagcatcatgaaaaccaaggtatACACCAGAGAGATCAGGGATGAATTTCTGGTGTAGCACTGGCCCCCCTGAACCTCTAATTTCCCCCTTCACAGAGATGCGCTGTTATTGCCACAGCTGGCTCTCTCTATGCGACCTAATCTCCCGGCGCTTCTCCACGTGGGTGCTCCCTGTTTCTTCCTCCCGAGGCTGTGCATATGAAACAGGGATTTCAGGAGTGCTCCTTGGGTGGGCGCATGCACTAGTGTGCCATTtcctggaaatgcctctcagcaCTGGGtaattaaggcactctcccactagggaaggtgACTAATCAATCTGTTCAGTTAGTTAGTGGTTCAGCAccatagccagctagttgtcaagtCCCCTTGGCCGCTGTGCTTCCATTACCGTGTACAGTACCCTTGCGAGTCTTCTGGTCTTGTTGGTACCCTGTGTCAGTCCACCCCGACCATGCCATCCTCAACTACTCCGGATGTCCTTGTTATACTAGAGACTTTGTCTATCTATCCCAGTCTTGCTGCAGCCTAAACTACCCCGGAGGTCCTTGCTATagtagagactgtgcctgtccaccctggCCATGCCACCAGCCTCACCTACCCTGAAAGCCCATGCTAAACTAGAGACTGTGTCTATCCACCCTGATCGTGCCACCAGCCTAAGTTACCCCGGAGGTCTTCCTACACTAGTGACTGTGTCCACTTGCCCCCAGTGTCTGTCTCTGCTATAGGAGTCAGCTACCACAGTTCCAGTCactaccctgggagtggcacctggtgtctgcCTAGCAGTGAGTGCATAGTCAAGCCAATCTCATTAAAGAGTAAGCCCGGGGACACCCTGTGGTCAAATGGATCCACATCTGCTCGCCACTTTACCATCTCTGGTGGCAATCGAGAATAATAAACCAGGGTTAGgttgtaaaaaaaaatagcttAAGCTCTGAccatctcatggagcactgttcaattcATCATCTAAAAATGAAAGGAGTGTGGTACAACTggtaacctaccaagacatggccgttcaCCTAAACTAATATCCCAAGCAAAGAAAGCCCTAATTAGAGAATTAGCTAAAAGGCCCATGGTAACTCTGGAGGAACTGAATAAAGGCACAGCTCAGGTAGGAGAATctatccacaggacaactattagtcatatgCTTCCCAAGTCTGGCCTTTATGAAACAGTGGccagaagaaagacattttttgaAAGCAATCCATAAAAAGTTCtgcttgcagtttgcaaaaagtcatgcaaaatgctatgtgtgccgGAAAATTAacatgcacatcaccctgaaaacaacagtgggatgcttttcttcagcaatgaCAGGGAAGCTGAACAGATGTGATGGGAGGAtgcatggagctaaatacagggaaatcctggaggaaaacctgataGAAGCTGCGAAAGACTTCAGActgggttcaccttccagcaggacaacgatctTAAGCAAACTTCCAGAGctccaatggaatggtttagataataataatctttatttctatagcgccaacatattccgcagcgctttacaattcagggggatcatatacaaacaagtgacagttatagaaaatacaatatttaaagggaaaaaagacaaccctgctcgtgagagcttacaatctacaatgagatggggggggacaaggtacaagtgcttatttacaatgacaatccagccatctcaagaaaatgggggatagttaatggcttcctggatcagttggccagagccttgagatgcatttgggtgccatggagtttgacgtggggtaggTTTCTGAGAagttggagggattaggtgaaattggtTTGGCTAGAgattgtgataggccaccctaaaaagatgcgtttttagggtgcgtctgaagctgagtaagttgtgatttgtcctaacttcttgggatagagcgttccagaggtttggtgcagctcggaagattaAAGCACATTCATGTGTTTAAATTGCCCAAagtcctaaatcccattgagaatctgtggcaagacttgggaATTGCTGTTCATTGACGttcccatccaatctcactgagatagAAATATTTAGCAAAGAAAAATGGACAAAAATGTCGCCCTCTAAATGTTCAAAGctagtagagacataccccaaaagacctgCAGCAGTAATTAGAGAAAAAAAGTGGTCTTCCGAAGTATTTTCTCTGGGAACTGAATACAAATGTacataattttcagatttatttttttaaaatatttagaaaaccatttatcatttccttgacacttcacaaatacttgctacctaGTGTTGGTAtgttacataaaatcccaataaaatacacttAGGTTTTTGGGTGTAttgtgaaaaaatgtaaaaatattcacaatgtatgaatactttttcaagactcTGTATTTAAAAATCAATATTATGTAaagattttatttatgtttttacattgACAGATTGTAAAATAGATCATTGACAGGTTGTAAAATATCGCTATTCATCATAGTGAACATGTTCGTTCATATTAGTTAGAGGGACTTAACAGCCATTACAAGTTTGTACAATATGTAGAGACAAGAATATTTTACCTAATGTCATTTTTGAGAGAGTAAATTAATATTTTATCATTG includes these proteins:
- the OPRD1 gene encoding delta-type opioid receptor, which produces MELELSTSRLYSDILYYNATQNLSSSALPNITFSVPGQGVSRNHASIIMAVAITALYSVVCVVGLLGNILVMYGIVRYTKMKTATNIYIFNLALADALATSTLPFQSAKYLMETWPFGEILCKIVLSIDYYNMFTSIFTLTMMSVDRYVAVCHPVRALDFRTPSKAKAINVCIWILSSVIGVPIMVMAVTKTNKAGAIFCTLQFPRPDWYWDTVTKICVFIFAFVVPVMVITVCYGLMILRLRSVRLLSGSREKDRNLRRITRMVLVVVAAFIICWTPIHIFVIVWTMVEIDKKNPYVIASWHFCIALGYTNSSLNPVLYAFLDENFKRCFREFCLPFRSHSEQSSFSRARNTTRDQVSTCAQSHAPDKPV